CTCCCGCCACGACGAGACCCTGCCTCCGGCGCAGCGCGAGCTGGCCGGGCGGACCAACCCGCGCGACGTCCGGGGCGACCTGAGGGCGGCACTGGACGGCGCCGACGTCTTCATCGGGGTCTCGGCGCCCGGGGTCCTCGACGCGTCGTGGATCCCCGACATGGCGCAGGATCCGGTCGTCTTCGCCCTGGCCAACCCCGACCCGGAGGTGGACCCCGCCGAGGCCGCGAAGCACGCCGCCGTCGTCGCGTCCGGTCGCTCGGACTACCCCAACCAGATCAACAACGTCCTGGCCTTCCCCGGGGTCTTCCGGGGGCTGCTGGACGCGCGTGCCACCGACGTCACCGTCGAGATGATGCTGCGGGCTGCCGAGGCGATCGCGGGCGTGGTCACCGACGACCAGCTCAACCCGAGCTTCATCATCCCGAGCGTGTTCCACCCCGACGTGCCCACCGCGGTGGCCACCGCGATCCGCGAGGGCTGAGCGACCCCCGGTCCGGGAGCGGACGCGCCGAGGGTCAGGAGACCAGGACGCCCCGCCGAGCGTCGGGTGGCCGGATGCGCACCCGGCGCTCGAGCACCAGCTCGGCGTCCTCGCGCGAGGACGCCACGGCCGTGACGGCGTACGGCGCGTCGCGCAGCAGCAGGCTCGCCTGCCACTGGCCGTCGGCGGACTGCGAGGGGGCCCAGCGGAAGACCTCGGAGCGTCCGTCGGCGGAGCGGGTGACCACCCGGCTGTCGCCGTGCAGCTTGTCGAAGTAGCGCAGCGCGGCCCGCTGGCCGGTGATCTGGCTGTAGGTGACCGAGACCGCGCGGCCGTCCACGGCCTGCTCGCACGTCCACATCACCGGACGGTTGTACTCCGGGTGCAGCTCGAGCTCGTCGACGCAGTCGAGGCGGTCCGGACGGAAGGACGGCAGCACCCAGGCCAGCCCCTCGGTCCCCCGCGGCTTCGAGCACTCCGAGCGGCTGTCCGCGCCCTCGCCGTTCCAGCAGAAGACCTCCGCGGCGGCGTCGTCGGTGTCCTCGATCTCGGCCCACAGCATCTGCCCGCCCACCGCCGCGGCGGCCACGAGGCCGACCAGCAGGGGGACCACGACCAGTGCCGTGCGCCGGGCCCCTGGTCGGTCGGCCGCCCGGGGGGCGTCGTCGGGCACGAGGGGATCGGGGCCGTCGTCGGCGGGCGGCGGGCCGGTCTGGTCGGTGGTGGTGCTCATCAGGTCATCCGTTCGCGTGCAGCGCGGCGCCGACGACGCCGGCCTTGTTGCGCAGGAGGGCGGGCACGATCTCGGTGTCGAGGTCCAGGAGCGGGAGGAACTCCTCGGAGCGCTTGCTGACCCCGCCGCCGACGACGAGGAGGTCGGGGGAGAAGAGTCGCTCGAGGTGTCGGTAGTAGGTCTGCAGCCGGGCAGCCCACTCGGCCATCGAGAGGTCCTCGGACTCGCGTGCTCGGTTGGAGGCGCGGTGCTCGGCGACCGCCCCGTCGATCTCGAGGTGGCCGAGCTCGGAGTTCGGGACCAGCACCCCGTCGTGCACCATCGCCGACCCGATGCCGGTGCCCAGCGTCGTGAGCACGACCAGCCCGCGGCGACCGGCGGCGGCGCCGTACCTCACCTCGGCCAGCCCGGCGGCGTCGGCGTCGTTGACGACGTGGACCTCCCGTCCGGTGGCGTCGCTGAAGAGTCGGTCGGCGTCCACCCCGAGCCAGGCGTCGTCGATGTTGGCGGCGGAGTGCACGACCCCGTGCCGCACGATGCCCGGCACCGTGACCCCGACCGGACCCGTGGCCTCGGGGAAGTGCGAGAGCACCTCGACGAAGACCTCCGCCACCGCCTCGGGGGTCGAGGGTCGTGGGGTGGGGACGCG
This genomic window from Nocardioides marinus contains:
- the ppgK gene encoding polyphosphate--glucose phosphotransferase, producing the protein MSLPFGIDFGGTGIKGAPVDLDSGDFAAERVRVPTPRPSTPEAVAEVFVEVLSHFPEATGPVGVTVPGIVRHGVVHSAANIDDAWLGVDADRLFSDATGREVHVVNDADAAGLAEVRYGAAAGRRGLVVLTTLGTGIGSAMVHDGVLVPNSELGHLEIDGAVAEHRASNRARESEDLSMAEWAARLQTYYRHLERLFSPDLLVVGGGVSKRSEEFLPLLDLDTEIVPALLRNKAGVVGAALHANG